One Robbsia sp. KACC 23696 DNA segment encodes these proteins:
- a CDS encoding alginate export family protein: MFNRWQENWSALANDCVPKRPFDALKYIPLFGNPDAYVSLGMVLRERLEINDAPLFGIGTGRPDTYGLQRLEVHADIRLNAHVQFFTQWEDAQPFGKDRVTPVDKNPLDLRQAFIAVTEPLGPGTLKARVGRQEMAFDLQRFISVRDGPNVRQAFDAVWLDYETGPWRWIAYASQPVQYRDGGDLDDVSNRDLTFSGVRVERQAVGPGDLSAYYSRYNRRNGSFLDASGNEHRDVFDMRYAGKVDRIDWDIEGMVQSGHVGTKTIAAWAMGSLAGYTLTGVPWTPRFGIQVDAASGDRHPGDGRIETFNALFPNGYYFTMAGYTGYANVIHIKPSITLKPNSHLTLLSAVGLQWRETTADAVYQQGAAAVPGTAGRGSGWTGFYAQLRADWVVDANVTAAVEAVHFQVGSSLRQLGARNADYVGIETKFAW, encoded by the coding sequence ATGTTCAACCGCTGGCAGGAGAATTGGTCGGCATTGGCGAATGACTGCGTACCGAAAAGGCCCTTCGATGCGCTGAAATACATTCCGTTATTCGGGAATCCCGACGCCTATGTGTCATTGGGCATGGTGCTGCGGGAACGCCTTGAGATCAACGACGCGCCTTTGTTCGGCATCGGCACGGGGCGGCCGGACACTTACGGCCTGCAGCGCCTGGAGGTGCACGCCGATATTCGATTGAACGCCCACGTGCAGTTCTTCACGCAATGGGAAGATGCGCAGCCTTTCGGCAAGGACCGCGTGACGCCGGTGGATAAAAATCCGCTCGATCTGCGCCAGGCGTTTATCGCGGTGACGGAGCCACTGGGGCCGGGAACGTTGAAGGCCCGTGTCGGGCGGCAGGAAATGGCGTTCGACCTGCAGCGCTTTATCTCTGTCCGTGATGGCCCCAATGTGCGCCAGGCCTTCGATGCGGTATGGCTCGATTATGAAACCGGACCGTGGCGATGGATCGCCTATGCCTCTCAGCCTGTGCAATATCGGGACGGCGGGGATCTCGACGATGTGTCCAATCGCGATCTCACTTTCAGCGGTGTTCGTGTCGAGCGCCAAGCGGTGGGTCCAGGAGACTTGTCGGCTTATTATTCTCGCTATAACCGCCGCAATGGATCGTTTCTCGATGCAAGCGGCAACGAGCATCGCGATGTGTTCGATATGCGCTATGCCGGCAAGGTCGATCGTATCGACTGGGATATCGAAGGAATGGTTCAGTCGGGACACGTCGGCACGAAAACCATTGCCGCCTGGGCGATGGGCTCGCTGGCCGGTTATACGCTGACGGGGGTGCCGTGGACGCCTCGATTCGGCATCCAGGTGGATGCTGCATCCGGAGATCGTCATCCCGGCGACGGACGAATCGAGACATTCAATGCGCTCTTCCCGAATGGCTATTATTTTACGATGGCAGGCTATACCGGGTATGCCAACGTGATCCATATCAAGCCATCGATCACGTTAAAGCCGAACAGTCATCTGACCTTGTTGAGCGCGGTCGGTTTGCAATGGCGGGAGACGACCGCGGACGCGGTGTATCAACAAGGCGCGGCAGCGGTGCCGGGGACGGCGGGGAGGGGCAGCGGATGGACCGGGTTTTATGCGCAGCTGCGCGCCGACTGGGTCGTCGATGCGAATGTGACGGCGGCGGTGGAGGCCGTGCATTTCCAGGTGGGCAGTTCGCTCCGACAGCTGGGCGCGCGCAACGCGGATTATGTCGGCATCGAAACGAAGTTTGCCTGGTAG
- a CDS encoding dienelactone hydrolase family protein — MSNSNASVNAHGVSQEQITVQAKDGSCKVWVLKPEGEGSWPGVIFYMDAFGIRPGMLEMASHVAKHGYIVLLPDLFYRFGAYGPLDPKVVLAGDFRATVGPMMASTDNHKAAEDTAALLAYLDSRGDVKGSKVGTVGFCMGGGMALTAAAFYPDRVAAAGSFHGGNLATDLPTSPHLQLPKVKAEVLVAGADEDHSYPPEMAARFEAALVEAGVKHKSEIYTGKKHGWMKPDMPVFDAPAAERGWNELFALYARTLG, encoded by the coding sequence ATGTCCAATTCCAATGCATCAGTAAACGCTCACGGCGTCAGTCAGGAACAGATCACCGTTCAGGCAAAAGACGGTTCTTGTAAGGTTTGGGTGCTGAAGCCTGAAGGCGAAGGCAGCTGGCCGGGCGTGATCTTCTACATGGATGCCTTCGGCATTCGCCCGGGCATGCTCGAGATGGCCAGCCATGTGGCGAAGCACGGCTATATCGTCTTGCTGCCGGACCTGTTTTATCGCTTCGGCGCCTACGGTCCCTTGGACCCGAAGGTCGTGCTGGCAGGCGATTTCCGCGCCACCGTCGGTCCGATGATGGCAAGCACCGATAACCATAAGGCGGCGGAAGATACCGCTGCGCTGCTGGCTTATCTGGACAGCCGTGGCGATGTGAAGGGTAGCAAGGTCGGCACCGTCGGCTTCTGCATGGGCGGCGGCATGGCCTTGACCGCTGCGGCGTTCTACCCGGATCGCGTCGCGGCCGCGGGCAGCTTCCACGGCGGCAATCTGGCCACGGACCTGCCGACCAGCCCGCATCTGCAATTGCCGAAGGTCAAGGCGGAAGTCCTGGTGGCGGGCGCCGACGAAGATCATAGCTATCCGCCCGAAATGGCGGCACGCTTCGAAGCTGCGCTGGTCGAAGCCGGCGTGAAGCACAAGAGCGAAATCTACACGGGCAAGAAGCACGGCTGGATGAAGCCGGATATGCCGGTGTTCGATGCGCCGGCAGCGGAACGCGGTTGGAACGAGCTGTTCGCGCTGTACGCCCGTACGCTGGGTTAA
- a CDS encoding DUF1427 family protein: MSYLISLAAGLGVGFLYWLFKVQSPAPPLIALTGLLGMVVGEHAIPIVKAHFFPVAVETKVGATSAHPVRLLCKEKFKKARTERQV, from the coding sequence GTGTCATATCTCATATCCCTTGCAGCAGGGCTCGGCGTCGGTTTTCTCTACTGGCTGTTCAAGGTTCAGTCGCCGGCGCCGCCGTTGATTGCGCTGACCGGCCTGCTCGGCATGGTGGTAGGAGAACACGCGATACCCATCGTCAAGGCGCATTTCTTCCCTGTCGCCGTTGAAACGAAGGTCGGCGCCACGTCCGCGCATCCGGTGCGACTGCTGTGCAAGGAGAAATTCAAGAAAGCGCGCACCGAGCGGCAGGTCTGA
- a CDS encoding LysR substrate-binding domain-containing protein, with product MLNRISLRQMEYFLAAAKYGSIAIASSHIHISAPSISAAIAHMETELGIQLFIRHPSKGMTLTPVGTQVMQECEHLLERASKLYDIASDSSEAMQGVLRVGCFQSLAPMIAPEVIYGFKRAFSKIDLQVVEGDQHELMTKLHNAEIDIAITYDLQLTEDVQFEVLCQLPPHVLVSELHPLAEQTAVTLAELAPQPMVLLDLPLSRDYFMSLFTQVGVEPHIVARSRSEDVVRSLVTNGIGYTLFNVRPKSKQSLDGKRFTRLRLSGTHRPMLLGLATYAPAKQPRLAQVFMQRCRAYISDQYIPGMSAASYFDPHLNPGSEDAGAA from the coding sequence ATGCTCAATCGCATTTCCCTGCGTCAAATGGAGTATTTCCTGGCCGCGGCGAAGTACGGCAGTATCGCCATCGCCTCCAGCCATATCCATATTTCCGCCCCGTCGATTTCCGCCGCGATCGCGCATATGGAAACCGAGCTTGGCATTCAGCTCTTTATCCGACACCCGTCGAAGGGCATGACGCTGACACCGGTCGGCACGCAAGTCATGCAGGAATGCGAGCACCTGCTCGAACGCGCTTCGAAGCTCTACGATATCGCGTCGGACTCGAGCGAGGCCATGCAGGGCGTGCTGCGCGTAGGCTGTTTTCAGTCGTTGGCACCGATGATCGCACCGGAAGTCATCTACGGTTTCAAGCGGGCGTTCAGCAAAATCGACCTGCAAGTCGTCGAAGGCGATCAACATGAACTGATGACCAAACTGCACAACGCCGAAATCGATATTGCCATCACTTACGATCTGCAACTGACCGAGGATGTGCAATTCGAGGTCTTGTGCCAGTTGCCGCCGCATGTGCTGGTCAGTGAGCTGCATCCGCTGGCCGAGCAGACTGCCGTCACGCTCGCCGAATTGGCGCCGCAGCCGATGGTACTGCTGGACCTGCCGCTGAGTCGCGATTACTTCATGTCCTTGTTCACGCAGGTCGGCGTCGAGCCGCATATCGTGGCGCGCTCCCGGTCCGAAGACGTCGTCCGGTCTCTCGTGACGAACGGCATCGGCTATACGCTATTCAATGTCCGGCCGAAGTCCAAGCAATCGCTCGACGGCAAGCGCTTCACGCGTCTGCGCCTGTCCGGCACGCACCGCCCGATGCTGCTCGGCCTCGCGACGTATGCGCCGGCGAAACAGCCGCGACTCGCGCAAGTCTTCATGCAACGTTGTCGCGCCTATATCTCCGACCAATATATTCCCGGCATGAGCGCGGCCAGTTATTTCGATCCGCATCTCAATCCGGGCAGCGAGGACGCGGGCGCCGCATAA
- a CDS encoding PLP-dependent aminotransferase family protein — MTAMTTPAATRTPPIHQQLYTRLRDMIEQGQLRPGERLSSLRAMAEELGVARGTVQLAYDRLLGEGYLVARGPAGTFVANDAGRPEPPRRARKETPASAAAPRTERLLALPADEILLESGSSDAPRMLQLGVPAFDAFPRKLWTRLMARQVRLAHSLGKPPAVGHEPLREALASYLYRSRGITSTAAQLFIVPSYAAGLALTVDALGCAEPSGSLRGSKAWVECPGFPPTAQLLAHVGLRPHYVPVDASGIDVEQGCQQCGDAKIAVVTPSHQSPTGIALTLARRMALLAWASSRDAWIVEDDYDGEYRYRGHPLPALKSLDSDERVIYCGTLSKVMFPGLRLAYVLVPPGLVAIFAMAAARAVHGGCPELAQATLAEFIAAGHFSRHIKQMRTLYARRRTLLANALRPYEKRGFVVRLEDGGMHLLLDVPADADDIAMALRARAAGFGIHALTAWRRGEAGRRALMLGFTNLATISDAEHQVTRLMAALDTPAG; from the coding sequence ATGACCGCGATGACAACGCCGGCCGCGACGCGCACCCCGCCTATCCACCAGCAGCTCTATACCCGCTTGCGGGATATGATCGAGCAGGGACAGTTGCGCCCGGGAGAACGCCTGTCGTCACTACGCGCGATGGCGGAGGAACTCGGCGTGGCACGCGGGACGGTGCAGCTCGCCTATGACCGCCTGCTGGGCGAGGGCTATCTCGTCGCGCGCGGCCCGGCCGGCACCTTCGTGGCGAACGATGCGGGTCGCCCCGAGCCGCCGCGTCGCGCACGAAAGGAAACACCCGCTTCAGCGGCGGCGCCAAGGACCGAACGCCTGCTTGCGCTCCCTGCCGATGAGATCCTCCTCGAATCCGGCAGCAGCGACGCCCCACGGATGCTGCAATTGGGCGTTCCGGCATTCGACGCGTTTCCGCGAAAGCTATGGACACGGCTGATGGCACGTCAGGTACGGCTGGCGCATTCCCTGGGCAAGCCCCCTGCCGTCGGCCATGAACCGTTGCGTGAAGCACTCGCCAGTTATCTCTATCGATCACGCGGGATCACATCGACGGCAGCGCAACTCTTCATCGTCCCGTCGTACGCGGCGGGCCTCGCATTAACCGTCGATGCGCTCGGGTGCGCCGAGCCATCGGGCAGTCTTCGCGGCAGCAAAGCCTGGGTCGAATGCCCCGGCTTTCCGCCCACCGCGCAGTTGCTCGCGCACGTGGGACTTCGCCCGCATTACGTGCCGGTGGATGCCTCCGGCATCGACGTCGAGCAAGGGTGCCAGCAATGCGGCGACGCCAAGATCGCCGTGGTCACGCCCTCGCATCAGAGTCCGACCGGCATCGCACTGACGCTGGCGCGACGCATGGCGCTGCTGGCGTGGGCATCGTCGCGCGATGCGTGGATCGTCGAGGACGACTACGATGGCGAATATCGATATCGCGGTCATCCCCTTCCCGCGCTGAAAAGCCTAGACAGCGATGAACGCGTGATCTATTGCGGCACGCTCAGCAAGGTGATGTTTCCAGGACTACGGCTCGCCTACGTGTTGGTGCCGCCGGGACTCGTCGCTATTTTCGCGATGGCTGCGGCGCGTGCCGTCCATGGCGGCTGCCCGGAACTGGCGCAGGCCACGCTGGCCGAATTCATTGCTGCGGGGCATTTTTCTCGTCACATCAAGCAAATGCGTACGCTGTACGCGCGACGACGCACCTTGCTGGCAAACGCATTGCGACCTTATGAGAAGAGGGGATTTGTTGTACGGCTGGAAGACGGGGGAATGCATCTGCTGCTCGACGTTCCCGCCGATGCGGATGATATTGCCATGGCGCTACGTGCGCGGGCAGCGGGTTTCGGCATTCACGCGCTGACGGCGTGGCGGCGTGGCGAAGCGGGACGCCGTGCCTTGATGCTCGGCTTTACCAATCTTGCCACGATCAGCGACGCTGAGCATCAGGTCACGCGACTGATGGCGGCACTGGACACGCCGGCAGGCTGA
- a CDS encoding carboxymuconolactone decarboxylase family protein, which translates to MHTPRLPWTTLAPQQYASLRSITESLTHSTLGRRLVELVQTRVSQINGCAFCVDMHVRDLRQAGEPWNRINLLSVWRETSIFSARETAALAWAESLTRLPDGYDDRKAEFETLQACFDAQEIVDLSWVIASINAWNRMAIGMHVPVADKPIE; encoded by the coding sequence ATGCACACGCCACGCCTTCCTTGGACCACCCTCGCGCCGCAGCAGTATGCGTCGCTCCGCTCGATCACCGAGTCGCTGACGCATTCGACGCTCGGCAGGCGGCTGGTGGAACTGGTGCAGACGCGCGTCTCGCAAATCAACGGCTGCGCGTTCTGCGTCGATATGCATGTGCGGGACCTGCGTCAGGCAGGCGAGCCATGGAATCGCATCAATCTGCTGTCCGTCTGGCGCGAGACGTCGATCTTTTCCGCGCGTGAAACGGCGGCTTTGGCGTGGGCGGAATCGTTGACCCGTTTGCCCGACGGCTATGACGATCGCAAGGCGGAATTCGAGACGCTGCAAGCGTGCTTCGATGCGCAGGAGATCGTCGACTTGAGCTGGGTGATTGCCAGCATCAACGCCTGGAACCGCATGGCGATCGGCATGCATGTGCCCGTCGCGGACAAACCGATTGAATAG
- a CDS encoding type II 3-dehydroquinate dehydratase: MSITSEAATSPPVAPTVWFLNGPNANLYGLDGNNVYGSDSFPTLQARCEAKARALGLSLHFVQSNWEGQLVDWIQEARGTAAGIIINAAGLTYTSVPILDALLSFPGRIIEVHMSNIWRRESFRHHSYISKAADGVIAGLGGDGYEFAIEAVARLIRV; this comes from the coding sequence ATGTCTATCACGTCCGAAGCCGCCACCTCGCCTCCCGTCGCGCCGACCGTCTGGTTCCTGAACGGGCCGAATGCGAACCTGTATGGACTCGACGGCAACAACGTCTACGGCAGCGATAGTTTCCCGACGCTACAGGCACGGTGCGAAGCCAAGGCGCGCGCGCTTGGCCTGTCGCTGCATTTCGTGCAATCGAACTGGGAAGGCCAACTGGTCGATTGGATTCAGGAGGCGCGCGGCACGGCCGCGGGCATCATCATCAACGCGGCGGGGCTGACCTATACATCGGTGCCGATTCTCGACGCGCTACTGTCGTTCCCAGGCAGGATCATCGAAGTGCATATGAGCAATATCTGGCGCCGCGAAAGCTTTCGCCACCACTCCTATATCTCGAAAGCGGCCGACGGCGTGATCGCGGGTCTGGGCGGCGACGGCTATGAATTCGCCATCGAAGCCGTCGCACGATTGATCCGTGTCTGA
- a CDS encoding TOBE domain-containing protein, with amino-acid sequence MSDENTRRSPVASVGAVPDDVNILPAYFHGEDATQLHLRVSAGLVSIDRECLVGGSHGGGRVDIHVRPEHLRFAPLTADSALTGTVVDHVRQGAYVDTYVDVNFASGAGQRVIVRSTGADAIERFPIGSITALALPSQDMTLVPKPIAS; translated from the coding sequence ATGAGCGATGAAAACACCCGACGCTCGCCCGTCGCGTCTGTCGGCGCCGTTCCGGACGACGTCAATATCCTGCCGGCATATTTTCACGGCGAAGATGCCACCCAATTGCATCTACGCGTCAGCGCCGGCTTGGTCAGCATCGATCGTGAATGCCTGGTCGGCGGCTCGCACGGCGGCGGCCGCGTGGATATTCACGTGCGGCCCGAGCACCTTCGCTTCGCGCCGCTGACGGCCGATTCGGCGCTGACCGGCACGGTAGTCGATCATGTCCGGCAAGGTGCGTACGTCGATACCTACGTCGATGTCAATTTCGCGTCCGGTGCCGGCCAGCGGGTGATCGTACGTTCGACCGGCGCGGATGCCATCGAGCGGTTCCCGATCGGCAGTATCACCGCCTTGGCACTGCCGTCGCAGGATATGACGCTGGTGCCAAAGCCGATCGCGTCTTGA
- a CDS encoding lipocalin family protein, whose translation MSLIAAAVCLGFAGCTSQPANPNPRAAVPLSTVAVDLPRYMGRWYVIANIPYFAERGFVGSRAEWKLRSDGRIDDAFVGRKGGFDGPEKRYQFLDRVKEGSGGGAWRVRLFWPIYVSQLTLYVDPDYRYTLIGYPDKSLGWIFSREPDMDDATYRALLARFHAMGYDTSQFRRIPQKPDQIGQPGFASPGSHD comes from the coding sequence ATGTCTTTGATTGCCGCCGCGGTATGCCTCGGCTTCGCCGGCTGCACGAGCCAGCCAGCGAATCCCAATCCCCGTGCGGCAGTGCCGCTGTCGACGGTAGCGGTGGATTTGCCGCGCTATATGGGGCGGTGGTATGTAATCGCCAATATCCCGTATTTCGCCGAGCGCGGATTTGTCGGAAGTCGTGCCGAATGGAAACTGCGCAGCGATGGCCGAATCGATGACGCATTCGTCGGGCGGAAAGGCGGTTTCGACGGGCCGGAAAAACGCTATCAGTTCCTGGATCGCGTGAAGGAGGGCAGCGGTGGCGGGGCGTGGCGGGTGCGGCTGTTTTGGCCGATCTATGTGTCGCAGTTGACGTTGTACGTCGATCCCGACTATCGCTACACGCTGATCGGCTATCCCGATAAATCGCTTGGCTGGATTTTTTCGCGCGAACCCGATATGGATGACGCCACGTACCGCGCGTTGCTCGCCCGTTTCCATGCGATGGGGTATGACACGTCGCAGTTCCGCCGCATCCCACAAAAACCCGATCAAATCGGTCAGCCGGGTTTCGCGTCGCCGGGATCACACGACTGA
- a CDS encoding NAD(P)/FAD-dependent oxidoreductase produces MSVEEIDTLVIGAGQSGIAMSEHLSAMGVPHIVLERKRIAERWRSERWDSLVANGPAWHDRFPGLAFDDVDPDVFPPKERMARYFEDYAAKIAAPVRTGVAVTRVSRCENRPGFIVTTSDGMIEAKRVVAATGPFQVPHYPDIVPSTAGIRQWHSSAYKNPAQLGDGAVLVVGGGASGSQIAEELRAAGKTVYLSIGEHYRPPRTYRNRDYVWWLGVLGKWDEIKITPKKKHVAFAVSGYDGGKTIDFRRLAHAGITVLGLTKSYEDGVLRIADDLAHNVAAGDAAYFDVLREADAYIERNGLDLPAEPEAWDLLADPECMTQPILALDLAQAGVKSIVWATGFRFDFSWLAVDAFDAQGQPFHKRGISAESGIYFLGLPDLTNRASSFIYGCWHDAKYIADHIAIQRNYVAYENRLAMSPGDR; encoded by the coding sequence ATGTCAGTCGAAGAAATCGATACGCTGGTCATCGGCGCGGGTCAGTCCGGCATTGCGATGAGCGAGCACCTGAGCGCGATGGGCGTGCCGCATATCGTATTGGAGCGTAAGCGCATTGCGGAGCGCTGGCGTTCCGAGCGGTGGGATTCGCTCGTTGCAAATGGTCCCGCATGGCACGACCGCTTCCCCGGCCTCGCCTTCGACGACGTCGACCCCGACGTGTTTCCGCCCAAAGAGCGCATGGCTCGCTATTTCGAGGACTACGCGGCAAAGATTGCCGCCCCGGTGCGAACGGGCGTGGCGGTGACGCGCGTGAGCCGGTGCGAGAACCGCCCCGGTTTTATTGTCACAACATCGGACGGCATGATCGAGGCAAAGCGCGTCGTCGCCGCGACCGGCCCCTTCCAGGTGCCGCATTATCCCGATATCGTCCCGTCGACGGCGGGCATCCGGCAATGGCATTCGTCCGCCTATAAAAATCCGGCGCAGTTGGGCGACGGTGCAGTCCTGGTAGTGGGCGGCGGGGCATCGGGCTCGCAGATTGCCGAGGAACTGCGCGCGGCGGGCAAGACGGTGTACCTGTCGATCGGCGAGCATTACCGGCCGCCGCGCACCTATCGGAATCGCGACTATGTATGGTGGCTGGGCGTGCTTGGGAAATGGGACGAAATCAAGATCACCCCGAAGAAGAAGCATGTCGCGTTTGCGGTCAGCGGCTATGACGGCGGCAAGACGATCGACTTTCGACGTCTTGCGCATGCGGGTATCACCGTGCTCGGCCTGACCAAAAGCTATGAGGACGGCGTGCTTCGTATCGCGGACGATCTGGCACACAACGTCGCGGCGGGAGATGCAGCCTATTTCGATGTGCTCAGAGAGGCGGATGCCTACATCGAACGCAATGGCCTCGATCTTCCGGCTGAGCCTGAAGCGTGGGACTTGCTCGCGGATCCGGAATGCATGACGCAGCCGATCCTTGCGCTGGACCTCGCGCAAGCCGGCGTTAAGTCGATCGTATGGGCAACCGGATTTCGATTCGACTTTAGTTGGTTGGCAGTCGATGCTTTCGACGCGCAAGGGCAACCTTTTCATAAGCGCGGCATTTCCGCGGAAAGCGGCATCTATTTTTTGGGACTGCCGGATCTGACGAATCGGGCATCGTCTTTTATTTACGGATGCTGGCACGATGCCAAATACATCGCCGATCACATTGCGATTCAACGCAACTATGTGGCCTATGAGAACCGTCTCGCAATGTCGCCTGGCGACCGATAA
- a CDS encoding DUF1028 domain-containing protein, whose product MTFSIIARCRKTGQFGAAVASSSPAVAARCIRARAGIGAAASQNITDPALGPQALDLMAAGQAPDQALAMLQQKPFSAYRQLMAIDADHPPAIFTGDSALGTLASVTGEHAACAGNMLANRDVPAAMLAAFERSEGAALADRLMQALLAGQAAGGEEGPVHSAGLLVVDTLDWPIVDLRLDWVENGPVEALDAAWQVFAPQVNDYITRARDPRAAPSFGVPGNL is encoded by the coding sequence ATGACGTTTTCAATCATTGCCCGATGCCGGAAAACGGGGCAATTCGGCGCTGCCGTCGCCTCGTCGTCGCCCGCCGTCGCGGCACGCTGCATTCGCGCGCGTGCCGGCATCGGGGCGGCGGCAAGCCAGAACATCACCGATCCTGCCCTCGGCCCCCAGGCCTTGGACTTGATGGCGGCCGGACAGGCACCGGACCAGGCACTCGCCATGCTGCAGCAGAAGCCTTTCAGCGCATACCGACAGCTGATGGCGATCGATGCCGACCATCCCCCGGCGATCTTTACCGGCGACAGCGCGCTCGGCACGCTGGCGAGCGTGACGGGCGAACATGCCGCCTGCGCCGGCAATATGCTGGCCAACCGCGATGTCCCGGCAGCCATGTTGGCGGCATTCGAGCGCAGCGAGGGCGCGGCGCTCGCCGACCGCCTGATGCAAGCGCTACTTGCCGGTCAGGCGGCCGGTGGCGAGGAAGGGCCCGTCCATTCGGCGGGACTGTTGGTGGTCGACACGCTGGACTGGCCGATCGTCGACCTGCGTCTGGACTGGGTGGAGAACGGCCCGGTGGAAGCGCTGGACGCGGCCTGGCAGGTTTTCGCGCCGCAGGTGAACGACTACATCACACGCGCCCGCGATCCGCGCGCGGCACCCAGCTTTGGCGTACCGGGCAACCTGTGA
- a CDS encoding glyoxalase yields MHKPLYRLLPVALLSAALCGGLTAAPAMCVAAESSTSSQHVHRAKETHGDVSLGAQYDTTHVYVAPTDLDAFVNSFIATFGGKASPRGVFTVTPTPSKTISQYVQTPVGMLSVFGFETPIPYPFGNERTGYLVSNIDHAVAAARAAGADVIVDSFDDPIGKDAIVQWPGGLTMQLYWHTKAPQYAPLQSVPDNRVYVSRDAADPFVAKWLRFSHGVIVSDQRQADAAVIGRPGDTIRVIKLHSGFGNMVVFATDGKLPFPYGRETTGYKVDDLAATLVRAQSAGVKVISEPVAIGAGATAMLQFPGGYIAEVHDGA; encoded by the coding sequence ATGCATAAACCGCTCTATCGACTTCTTCCTGTCGCGCTCCTTTCCGCCGCTCTATGTGGCGGTTTGACTGCGGCGCCCGCTATGTGTGTCGCGGCCGAGTCGTCGACGTCCTCGCAGCACGTGCATCGTGCGAAAGAGACGCATGGCGACGTATCGCTCGGTGCGCAATACGACACGACCCACGTCTATGTGGCGCCCACAGACCTCGATGCCTTCGTCAACAGTTTCATCGCAACGTTTGGCGGAAAGGCGTCGCCACGCGGCGTCTTTACCGTGACGCCCACGCCGAGTAAAACTATCTCGCAATATGTGCAGACGCCGGTCGGCATGCTATCGGTGTTTGGATTCGAGACGCCGATCCCCTATCCGTTCGGTAATGAGCGTACCGGCTATCTGGTCAGCAATATCGATCATGCCGTGGCGGCAGCGCGCGCCGCCGGTGCCGATGTCATCGTCGATTCGTTCGACGACCCTATCGGCAAAGACGCCATCGTGCAATGGCCCGGCGGTTTGACGATGCAGTTGTATTGGCATACCAAGGCGCCGCAATACGCACCGTTGCAGAGCGTGCCGGACAATCGCGTCTATGTATCGCGTGACGCGGCCGACCCCTTCGTTGCTAAGTGGCTGCGCTTTTCGCATGGCGTGATCGTCTCGGATCAGCGACAGGCGGACGCCGCCGTGATCGGTAGACCGGGCGATACGATTCGTGTAATCAAGCTTCATTCGGGTTTCGGCAATATGGTCGTCTTCGCCACGGACGGCAAATTGCCTTTCCCGTATGGACGTGAAACCACCGGATATAAAGTCGACGACCTGGCTGCCACGTTGGTGCGGGCGCAGAGTGCAGGGGTGAAAGTCATTTCGGAGCCGGTCGCTATCGGGGCAGGTGCAACGGCGATGCTGCAATTCCCCGGTGGATATATCGCCGAAGTCCATGATGGCGCGTGA
- a CDS encoding hydrolase, with amino-acid sequence MTQAKLEVLTPTNCQIIFIDQQPQMAFGVQSIDRQVLKNNVVALAKAAKVFDIPTTITSVESESFSGYSYPELLDVFPGQKVLERTSMNSWDDQKVRDALAQNGRKKVVVSGLWTEVCNNAFSLCAMAEGDYEIYMVADASGGTSKEAHDYAMQRMIQAGVVPVTWQQVLLEWQRDWARKETYDAVMSIVKTHSGAYGMGVDYASTMVHKAAQRVQQPYDIVAPVSAK; translated from the coding sequence ATGACGCAAGCCAAACTCGAAGTCCTGACGCCGACGAACTGCCAAATCATCTTCATCGATCAGCAGCCGCAGATGGCGTTCGGTGTGCAATCGATCGATCGGCAGGTATTGAAGAACAACGTGGTCGCGCTGGCGAAGGCAGCCAAGGTTTTCGATATTCCCACGACGATCACCTCCGTGGAGTCGGAAAGTTTTTCCGGGTATTCCTATCCTGAATTGCTGGATGTCTTCCCTGGACAGAAAGTGCTGGAACGCACCTCGATGAATTCTTGGGACGACCAGAAAGTTCGCGATGCGCTCGCGCAAAACGGCCGCAAGAAGGTGGTCGTTTCCGGGCTCTGGACCGAGGTATGCAATAACGCGTTCTCCCTGTGCGCGATGGCCGAAGGCGACTATGAAATCTATATGGTTGCCGATGCGTCCGGCGGCACGTCGAAAGAGGCCCATGATTACGCGATGCAACGGATGATCCAGGCGGGCGTCGTGCCGGTGACCTGGCAGCAAGTTCTGCTCGAATGGCAGCGTGACTGGGCGCGCAAGGAAACCTACGATGCCGTCATGTCGATCGTGAAAACGCATTCGGGTGCGTATGGAATGGGGGTCGATTACGCCAGCACGATGGTGCATAAAGCGGCGCAACGCGTCCAACAGCCGTACGATATCGTCGCGCCTGTTTCCGCAAAATAA